The Thalassotalea sp. LPB0316 nucleotide sequence GTACCAAAGCTTGCGACGTATACGGCAGTGAAACAATTTATGAAAGACACCGCCACCGTTATGAGGTAAATAATACCTTAAGAGAAAAAATAGCAAACGCTGGCTTAGTTTTCTCTGGCTTATCGTCTGATAAGAAATTGGTTGAGATGATAGAAATTCCAGATCACCCATGGTTTATTGCCGGACAGTTCCACCCTGAGTTCAACTCAACGCCTCGCGATGGACATCCGTTATTTGAAAGTTTTGTTGCCGCTTCATTTGAGTACAGCAAACAAGAATCAAACTAAGCAAAGAACCGTAGCCCAGCTACGGTTTTTTATTAATAAAAATTAAGTTAATGCCCAAGCAAGGGCGACGTGTATGAGGAAAAACAATGTCGAAAATTGCTAAGATCATTGCTCGTGAAGTGATGGACTCTCGTGGTAACCCTACCGTTGAAGCTGACGTTTATCTTGAATCTGGTGCTTGGGGTCGTGCTGCTGCGCCATCAGGTGCATCAACAGGTTCTCGTGAAGCACTAGAATTGCGCGATGGCGACAAAGCTCGCTACTTAGGTAAAGGTGTTTTAAAAGCCGTTGACGCTGCGAACAATGCAATCGCACAAGCGTTAATTGGTCAAGACGCACTCGACCAAGCAAACATTGATAAAATCATGATTGATTTAGACGGTACTGAAAACAAAGAAAAATTCGGTGCTAACGCAATTTTAGCTGTGTCATTAGCAAACGCGAAAGCTGCGGCAATGGCAAAAGGCGTACAGTTATTCGAACACATTGCTGATCTTAACGGCACACCTGGTCAATACTCTTTACCACTGCCGATGATGAACATCTTAAACGGTGGTGAGCACGCTGATAACAACGTTGATATTCAAGAATTCATGATTCAACCAGTTGGCGCGCCAAGCTTTAAAGAAGCTTTGCGTATGGGTGCTGAAATCTTCCACGCATTAAAGAAAGTACTTTCTTCAAAAGGCATGAACACAGCTGTGGGTGACGAAGGTGGTTTTGCTCCTAACCTAGAATCAAATGCAGACGCTTTAGCTGTAATCAAAGAAGCGACACAAGCGGCGGGTTATGAGTTAGGTAAAGACATCACATTAGCATTAGACTGTGCCGCTTCTGAGTTCTACAACAAAGAAGAAGGCATTTACGACTTAGCAGGTGAAGGCAAGAAATACACGTCTAACGAATTCTCTGACTTCTTAGCGTCATTATGTGAACAATACCCAATCATCTCAATTGAAGATGGTTTAGATGAATCTGACTGGGATGGCTTTAAGTACCAAACAGATTTAATTGGCGACAAAGTTCAAATCGTTGGTGATGACTTATTCGTAACTAACACTAAGATTTTAGCCCGTGGTATTGAGCAAGGTATTGGTAACTCAATCTTAATTAAGTTCAACCAAATTGGCTCATTAACCGAAACATTAGCGGCAATAAAAATGGCCAAAGATGCCGGTTATACGGCGGTTATTTCACACCGCAGTGGTGAAACAGAAGATGCAACAATTGCTGACTTAGCCGTTGGTACAGCGGCAGGTCAAATCAAAACGGGTTCATTATGTCGTTCTGATCGCGTTTCTAAGTACAACCAATTATTACGTATCGAAGAGTTCTTAGGCGACAAAGCGGTATTTAACGGTTTAAAAGAAGTTAAAGGTCAGTAATTATGAAGGGGTCAGAGTCAAATGACTCTGACCCCAAATTGTTTTACTCTGACCCCGAAACAAAAAGCCCGTAATCGATGATTACGGGCTTTTTTAATGATTTAACACCTGAGGCAGGTTAGTGCTACATATTTGGGTAGTTTGGACCACCAGCGCCTTCTGGCGTAACCCAAGTAATGTTTTGGCTTGGATCTTTAATGTCACACGTTTTACAGTGAATACAGTTTTGCGAGTTAATCACAAACTTATCACCTTCTTCCGACGGTTGGATTTCATAAACACCAGCTGGGCAATAGCGTTGCGCAGGCTCTGCGTATTTCTCTAAGTTAACCGTCATCGGAATCGTTGCATCAGCAAGCTTTAAGTGGCAACGCTGATCTTCTTCGTGGTTGGTGTTGGATAAAAATACCGAAGATAAACGATCGAAACTCAACACGCCGTCAGGCTTAGCATACTGAATAACAGGTGCTTCACTTGCTAACATCAATTGCTCATGATCAAGTGATTCATCTTTGAAATTAAATGGTAATTTACCACCAAAGAAGTTCTGATCAATCGTGTTATACGCACCACCTAAGAAAGTACCAAACTTATGCATTGCTGGGCCAAAGTTACGCGTGTTGTATAACTCGTCATATAACCAAGATGCTTTGAAGTTTTCTTCGTAAGTGGTTAAATCTTTACCGCCTTCATCACCAGCAACGAGCGCATCGACAATGGTTTCAGCCGCTAACATACCGGTTTTGATCGCGGTGTGATTACCTTTGATCTTGGCAAAGTTAATCGTACCAGCATCACAACCGACCATAATAGCGCCCGGCATCGATTGTTTAGGCAATGAGTTAAAGCCGCCTTTAGCCAAGGCACGCGCGCCGTATGAAACACGCTTACCACCTTTTAGATACTGACTGATGGTTGGGTGATGTTTGTAACGTTGGAATTCTTCAAACGGGCTCAAATGTGGATTTGAGTAATTTAAATCGATGATCATACCAACAAACACTTGGTTATTCTCTGCGTGGTAAAGATAACCGCCACCACCAGTTTTGCTATCTAGCGGCCAACCAGCAGTATGAACAACTAAACCTTCTTGGTGCAGCTCAGGATCAATGTCCCAAATTTCTTTAAAACCAATACCGTAGTGCTGTGGTGATTTACCTTCATCTAGGTTGAACTTTGCAATAAGCTCTTTACCTAAGTGACCGCGACAACCTTCGGCAAAGACAGTATATTTAGCACGTAATTCCATACCTGGCATGAACGAGTCTTTTTCATTACCGTTTTCGTCAACGCCCATATCGCCGGTTAAAATACCGGCAACAGAGCCATCTTCGTTGTAAATCACTTCTTGAGCAGCAAAACCAGGGAAAATTTCAACACCCATCTCTTCTGCTTGCTCGGCCAACCAACGACAAACGTTACCCATACTGACGATATAATTACCTTCGTTGTGCATGGTTTTCGGAACAGCGAAACCCGGTAACTTGGTCGCTTTGTCTTCGCCACTAAAGAAATAAATATCATCACCTTTCACCGGTGTATTTAACGGCGCGCCTTTTTCTTTCCAATCAGGGAATAGCTCATTTAATGAGCGAGGTTCAAAGACCGCACCCGATAAAATGTGTGCACCAACTTCCGAGCCCTTTTCGACTACACACACCATTAATTCTTGCTCTTTTTCTTGTGCTAATTGCATTAAGCGACAAGCCGTAGCCAAGCCTGATGGACCTGCGCCAACGATGACGACATCAAACTCCATCGATTCGCGTTCCATAGTTCACCTCTTTTTTATAATAATAGATAAATTCAAACGGTCGTTTGAATTTAAAACACTTGTTTGATAGTATCAAGTTATTATAAATAATTTGCTGATAAATTCTATCCTGTAAATAACTATTTACTTGATATCAGTCAATTGATACTAAATGTCATTAGGTTTGGCTGAGTTAACATTGACGTAAAGGCAAAGTACAGATAGGCTCTCATGCCATATAAAAATAACCACTAACCAGAAAACACACTGGAAAGTTTTCAAACACAGTTTTATACGAAACAAGCAGAGGCGATGATGAAAGTATTAGTCCCGATTAAACGTGTGATTGACTATAACGTCAAAGTACGCGTGAAACCTGACAACTCTGACGTTGATCTTACTAACGTTAAAATGGCAATTAACCCATTTTGTGAAATTGCAGTTGAAGAAGCCGTTCGCTTGAAAGAAGCTGGCACCGCAACAGAGATCGTTGCCGTATCAATTGGCGACAAAAAATGCCAAGAACAACTTCGTACAGCATTAGCACTAGGTGCTGATCGCGCCATTCAAATAGACACAGAAGAGAGCTTAGACTCACTAAACATTGCTAAACTTCTACAAAAAGTTGTTGAAGAAGAAGCACCTGGCTTAGTGATTTTAGGTAAGCAATCTATCGATAGTGACAACAACCAAACGGGTCAAATGCTCGCGGCTCTAACCGGTATGCCACAAGGTACGTTTGCTTCAGAAGTAAAAGTAGAAGGTGACAAAGTTAACGTTACTCGCGAAGTAGATGGTGGTTTACAAACGGTTGCTTTAAACCTTCCTGCAATCGTTACTACGGATTTACGTCTTAACGAGCCACGCTACGCAAAACTGCCAGATATCATGAAAGCTAAACGCAAGCCTTTAGATGTTAAAGCGGCAGCTGATTTCGGCATCGATTTATCACCTCGTGCTACGTTATTAAAAGTAACACCTCCTGCAGAGCGTCAAGCGGGTATTGTAGTAGAGAGCGTTGATGAGTTAGTTGAAAAGTTAAAAAATGAAGCGAAGGTGATCTCATAATGGCTATTTTAGTATACGTAGAACACGACAACAGCGAATTAAAAGCTGATACCTTAAAAACTGTTGCTGCAGCTCAAGCCATTGGTGGTGACATTGATTTATTAGTTGCCGGTGAAAACTGTCAAGCTGTTGCTGATGCTGCGGCTAAAGTAAACGGCGTTCGCAAAGTATTAGTTGCTGACAATGCAGCTTACAGCCATCAGCTAGCTGAAAACGTTAGTGCTTTAGTTGTTGAGCTTGCTGGTGATTACGATCACATTTTAGCGACTGCGCTAAGCGTTGGTAAAAACTTTATGCCACGCGTTGCCGCTTTATTAGATGTTGCCCAAGTATCTGACATCATTGGTGTTGAATCGGCTGACACATTTGTTCGCCCAATATACGCTGGTAACGCAATTGCAACAGTGCAAAGTTTAGATGCGAAGAAGGTGATTACCGTTCGCGCTACAGCATTCGATGCGGTTGCAACAGATGGTAGCGCTGAAGTTGTTGCACTTTCAAACGCAACAGACGCAGGTATTTCGAGCCACGTTAGTGATGAGTTAACTGAATCAGAGCGTCCTGACTTAGGTGCGGCATCTGTGGTTATCTCTGGTGGTCGCGGTATGCAAAACGGCGAAAACTTCAAGTTACTTGAAGGTATTGCTGACAAACTAGGTGCAGCGATTGGTGCATCTCGTGCAGCAGTAGATGCTGGTTTTGTGCCTAACGACATGCAAGTTGGTCAAACAGGTAAAATTGTTGCCCCTGACCTATACATCGCCGTTGGTATTTCTGGTGCCATCCAGCATTTAGCGGGTATGAAAGACTCGAAAGTTATTGTTGCGATCAACAAAGATCCTGAAGCACCAATCTTCCAAGTTGCTGATTACGGTTTAGTTGCCGACTTATTCGACACATTACCGGAATTAGAAAGCAAACTTTAAGATTTTTATCTTAAATTTAAAAGCCACCATTACGGTGGCTTTTTTATATCCTATACTTACAACTTATCAAGGTAAAACAATCGATTAACCTAGATTATTGACAATGTCATGAAAACCCTTCAAAGTGCGTCAAATTTTTACAGGTAGCTGCTTATGCATGAAGAAAATAATTTAGTATATTCCACTGATCTTGGTCGAATAAAAGAAGAAAAAAAGCCAACGGTGACTCCTAGTGATGGCATAGCAAAAGTACGCAGAGAAACAAAAGGCCGTAAAGGCAAAGGTGTAATGACTATCTCAGGTTTAGGCCTTGAGTCCAAGGCACTTAAAGATCTAGCCAGTAAACTCAAGAAAACATGTGGTTGTGGCGGAAGTGTTGTCGGCGAAACAATTGAAATTCAAGGCGACAAACGTGAACAGATCAAGGCTGTACTTGAAAAGAGCGGCTTTAAAGTAAAGTTTATTGGCGGTTAATATGGTGTCATCAGTAGAAGGCGTATCATTGTCAGACTTATCAATTTTATTGATTGAGCCCTCTGATACTCAGCGAAAAATTATCGTTAAGCAGTTAAAAGAACAAGGGATTATTGATTTGGCTGAGGCGAAAAGTAAGACGCAAGCACTAGAAATCATGAATACCCATCCACGTGACTTAATTGCTAGCTCAATGTACTTTGAAGACGGTAGCGCCATTGATTTACTCAATGAAATTCGCAATCACGATGCCTTATCCGACACGCCATTTATGTTGGTGAGTAGTGAAATCAAGCGTGAGAGTTTAGAGGC carries:
- the eno gene encoding phosphopyruvate hydratase — encoded protein: MSKIAKIIAREVMDSRGNPTVEADVYLESGAWGRAAAPSGASTGSREALELRDGDKARYLGKGVLKAVDAANNAIAQALIGQDALDQANIDKIMIDLDGTENKEKFGANAILAVSLANAKAAAMAKGVQLFEHIADLNGTPGQYSLPLPMMNILNGGEHADNNVDIQEFMIQPVGAPSFKEALRMGAEIFHALKKVLSSKGMNTAVGDEGGFAPNLESNADALAVIKEATQAAGYELGKDITLALDCAASEFYNKEEGIYDLAGEGKKYTSNEFSDFLASLCEQYPIISIEDGLDESDWDGFKYQTDLIGDKVQIVGDDLFVTNTKILARGIEQGIGNSILIKFNQIGSLTETLAAIKMAKDAGYTAVISHRSGETEDATIADLAVGTAAGQIKTGSLCRSDRVSKYNQLLRIEEFLGDKAVFNGLKEVKGQ
- a CDS encoding electron transfer flavoprotein-ubiquinone oxidoreductase — its product is MERESMEFDVVIVGAGPSGLATACRLMQLAQEKEQELMVCVVEKGSEVGAHILSGAVFEPRSLNELFPDWKEKGAPLNTPVKGDDIYFFSGEDKATKLPGFAVPKTMHNEGNYIVSMGNVCRWLAEQAEEMGVEIFPGFAAQEVIYNEDGSVAGILTGDMGVDENGNEKDSFMPGMELRAKYTVFAEGCRGHLGKELIAKFNLDEGKSPQHYGIGFKEIWDIDPELHQEGLVVHTAGWPLDSKTGGGGYLYHAENNQVFVGMIIDLNYSNPHLSPFEEFQRYKHHPTISQYLKGGKRVSYGARALAKGGFNSLPKQSMPGAIMVGCDAGTINFAKIKGNHTAIKTGMLAAETIVDALVAGDEGGKDLTTYEENFKASWLYDELYNTRNFGPAMHKFGTFLGGAYNTIDQNFFGGKLPFNFKDESLDHEQLMLASEAPVIQYAKPDGVLSFDRLSSVFLSNTNHEEDQRCHLKLADATIPMTVNLEKYAEPAQRYCPAGVYEIQPSEEGDKFVINSQNCIHCKTCDIKDPSQNITWVTPEGAGGPNYPNM
- a CDS encoding electron transfer flavoprotein subunit beta/FixA family protein, coding for MKVLVPIKRVIDYNVKVRVKPDNSDVDLTNVKMAINPFCEIAVEEAVRLKEAGTATEIVAVSIGDKKCQEQLRTALALGADRAIQIDTEESLDSLNIAKLLQKVVEEEAPGLVILGKQSIDSDNNQTGQMLAALTGMPQGTFASEVKVEGDKVNVTREVDGGLQTVALNLPAIVTTDLRLNEPRYAKLPDIMKAKRKPLDVKAAADFGIDLSPRATLLKVTPPAERQAGIVVESVDELVEKLKNEAKVIS
- a CDS encoding electron transfer flavoprotein subunit alpha/FixB family protein, producing MAILVYVEHDNSELKADTLKTVAAAQAIGGDIDLLVAGENCQAVADAAAKVNGVRKVLVADNAAYSHQLAENVSALVVELAGDYDHILATALSVGKNFMPRVAALLDVAQVSDIIGVESADTFVRPIYAGNAIATVQSLDAKKVITVRATAFDAVATDGSAEVVALSNATDAGISSHVSDELTESERPDLGAASVVISGGRGMQNGENFKLLEGIADKLGAAIGASRAAVDAGFVPNDMQVGQTGKIVAPDLYIAVGISGAIQHLAGMKDSKVIVAINKDPEAPIFQVADYGLVADLFDTLPELESKL
- a CDS encoding stress response translation initiation inhibitor YciH codes for the protein MHEENNLVYSTDLGRIKEEKKPTVTPSDGIAKVRRETKGRKGKGVMTISGLGLESKALKDLASKLKKTCGCGGSVVGETIEIQGDKREQIKAVLEKSGFKVKFIGG